The nucleotide window ACCACTCCTGATCACTGAAGAACTCCTGACACTCAGCACAGTGGGAGACCGAGTCACTGACTCGTGCCGGAACACCTCATCAGTGCCATTACGGCAGGAAATCATGTCTGCAAACTGGGTCAGGCTCAAGCTGCCAGAACGGTACTGGTCAAAAAACTTCCTCTCCACCAGGCCTTTATCAATGGCATCTTGGATGTCATACTGGCTACCTGTTTTTCTGTCGACAAGGACTACTCTACTGCTGCCATCAGATCCTGTGATAGTTATTTCTTCCCACTCACACTCCTGTTCAGCTAGTTCTGTGTAGGTGTCATAATCTATGAGGCCTTTGCTGTAGGCCTCCTGAACGGACATCTCCCGGTTTGTTTCTGGATCTACAATGACCACCCTGCGCTTCCTAAGGGTGTTCTTCTGTGAGGTGTGCACcaccttcttcttctctctcAGGGGCAGAAGGCAGAGCCCCGTTGCATCATCTTTTATGCATCTTTCTTTCAGCTGCAAGTAGGTCAAGTTTTCCTCTGTGTTGGGATCAAAGAACCCTTTGGTGTCATCACTTGGATCACTAAGGATCTGGTTGAGCTCCTCATTGAAGTAGCCACGCTTGTAGGCCGTCTCTACTGGCAAGCGGTAGCTCTCTTTGGGGTCGATGATCCCTCCAGTAGCGATCTGAGCCTCCAGCAGACGAATGCCATGGCCTCTCTCTATGAGCTCTTTGTTCATTGCTTGGAACAGAGAAATGATGTTTCCAGTTTCTGGGTCTTTGTatccagtgacagctctttcAGCAGAGAGAAGTTTCTCTTTAAATTCAATTCCAACAAGGCCTCTTTTGTAAGCCTCCTCAACAGGCAGCCTCACATTGCTGACAGGATCCACTATGAACCCTGTGGCTGCCTGGGCTTCTAGGAGTTCGAGGGCTGTCCCTGGCCTAACCAAACCTATTTTCATAGCCTGGTAAATGCCAAGTTTCTCTTTAGTAGCCTCATTGTAGATACCAGCAATGCAGCTAGAGCCTTGAAGGAAATCAATAATTCTCTCACTCACTTCTTCCACTGTAATTGCACCTCTTTCCAAGTCATTCCTTGTTGATTCCTTAATGATTCCAGCCTCAAGCAGTGCATCTGCTGAGACAGGCTGCCTGATCCCTTGGAATGACATACTCCTCTTCTGCACTGGAAGGAGAAGCAGACCAGTGTGTGGTTCAATCCTgcatttttccttcagctgcatGTAAGTGACTGCCTTTTTGGTGGTGGGATCAATGAAGTTCTTTGTACTGCCTTGGCAGTTGTTTAGCATCCTGTAGAGGTCTTTGTCAATCAACCCACGAGACAATGCTATCTCTTTGGGTAGGAAAACACTGTTGACAGGATCAACTATCCCTCCTACAGCCAGCTGGGCTTCAAGCAGACGAATTCCGGTTTCTCTGTCAACCAAGTTTTTCTTGATGGCTTCAGATACCGGCACAGTTTTGCCTGAGAAAGGATCCTTAAATCCTGTAATAGCCTTTTCTGCTGTGTAGATCTGTTCTCTATCATCAAAGTCAATCAGATCTCTGGCGATAGCACTGTCCACTGTCAATATCTCATTTCGATGTGGGTCTATCACACCTCCTGTTGCTGCCTGGGCTTCTAGGAGCAAGactgcattttctgctgttaGCAGCTGATTCCGTTTGGCCTCAACAAAAGAGTACTTCTGTCTGGGCGAAAGGGACACCCCTGCAATAGCACCTGCCCCTTTGAGGTAGGGCTCAATGTCAGCCGCGACCTCTTCCACCGACCTCTGCCCCTTCAGTAGTTTATCCAGTGTGAGTTTGTCTATCAGCTGACACTCATACAGCTGCATGGCTGTGATCTTCTTCCGCAGCCCACTGAACACCAGCTTGGAGGCATCAATACAGAAGTCTTCCTCGGTCTGGGTAGATCTGTGAGCCCCATATGGGCGCTGCTTGAGTTTCTCAATCTCTCTTTGCAGCCTGAGACGCTCCGACTCCAACTCTGACTGGTTTTTGACAGCGGTCTCTTCCAGTCTGCACCGGTATCTCTCCTCAATCCGTTTGATTTCCATCTGCAGCCTTTCAATTTCACTCCTTAGGCTGTTCTTCTCCCTCTCACTCTTCTCCCTCTCACACTGGATCTTCCTTATGGATTCCTCTGTTCGGGAGTGCTGGCTCTTCCACTGATTGAGGTCATTCAGAATTTGTTGCTTCTCACTTTCCAGGCGTTGCTTCAAACGTGATTCTGACTCCAGGGTAACTTTCAAACGGTTCAGCTCCTCTTCTAATCTCTGCAGTCTGGCTTTGTCTTGCTCCAAAGCACTCATTTTTATCAGCAGGGTTTCTCTTTCTTGCATAATCTGACTACATTGACTTTTGGATTCTTGAATCCTACTGGATGCCTACAGTTGTGGAGGAGAAATAAACCAAGAAAGGATGGTTAGAGTTTGTGCTGGTCAGAGTTATGCCCTCTGCCTACaatgctctccagcctgtcattTAACCTGCAGCAAGCTCCCAGTGGAAAACATTCTAGTCACAGCAGCACCTTACCCAAGATTATGGACACACATGAACCAGAGAAGGTCTCAGTCCTGCCAGAGACTCAAGAGACTCCATTCTGTTACCCACAGCCTCGACCTTCAGCTGATTTAGTTCTCTGTAACTTTTTGATACTTCTCACAGAACGCTGACAAATACACAGAGCATTTGAGACTTATAAATAGCCTGATGCTCAGCAGATGTCCTGGCAGTCCTGCTAATCCAGGGGAATTTTCATCAGCTAAGGACTGGCCATACATagataaaaaggaaacataTGACTCagtttttgctttgctgttaGTTTCACATGTCACTCCAAACAATTTTACCTGTGTTGCCTTCCATTTTAATTCACGCAGTGCCTTCATATATCCATATGCATAAACATCCACAAGCATGCATGTTTGTATGCAGTCCATATTAAACTGAATACAAGTTTATCTACTTGTAACACATGCATATAgatgtgtacatatatataaaaaatatatatatatatatgcacaggAGTTACATAATCCTAAatgttagtatttttttaatatcagtattaggatttttaaagtaaaggaaagaaaaattgaataaaggatatgagaaaagaaataaaagggacAAGTctaggaaaaatacattttcacaaGTGCTcacatgtatatatttaaagaGTAGTTCTTTGTACAAGAAACCAGGCAGAAGaacaaaatactaattttttttttctttaacttgtTTATGTTGTCATCTAAAATTCAAGAAGTAAGAGCCAATAGTAAAATTTGCAAATGCCCTTAGTGACTTAGGAACATAAATCCCCAAAGACAGGCCTTTAGTACCTTAGGTACAGCTGACAACATGACTCCTAATCCTCACTTGGAGTCAATATCTTACCCAGTTAATCAGCACCTTGACAGCTTGTTGGTTCTGGGGTTTTTAGCCAGTTTAGTTTGTGACAGCACTCAGGGCAGCCTCAAAGGACGGCTTTAACCCATCCTGGCTGAAACAGCCTGGGAAGCATACAGCCAGCAGGGAACTGTTAAAACACAGTGGTACTCCACATGCTCCCGTTTTTCTCTAAGATGGTTTGCTGGACACTGGCACAGAACACAGATTTCTTCTGGGGCAAGGCCTGAGAACAAAGCTCTCCTAGGTGATGAGAGCTTATGGCTCCCTAGAATAGCTCCCAGGGAGTAAAGAGGAAGTGGCCAAATCctgccatttttatttaaaacttaacCAAGAGGAAGGGTCATAAAGGGGATGTTATTCACAAGTACAGTGACTTCAAACAGCAAAGGGTGAATTAATTTGTTCAAATCAACACTgcaattaattatatatttgaGAAACAGTAAAGCTGGGATCAAAATATGTGTGAATACCTCTAGAGCTTGCTTTTGGAATTTTTCAATTTCCTGTctcaatttttccctttctttctgtaAATCATTAAGCAACCCCTGAAGTTCCAGGGTTTGCTTGCTGCTCATCTGAAGCTGATTCTTTAGTTCAGCAATGGTGGTATTTTTCTCATCAACTTCATTTCTGACCATTCTGAGGTCATCGTACTCCAATCTAACATTTCGCAGCTCCTCCTCCAGTAATAAGTGTTCCTTGGTAAGGTTCTCGGTGAGAGACTGAAGCCTTTCGATCTCTATTTTGCACTCATTCAaggctttgcttttttcctcagagGTTTTCTGTAAGTGCTCATATCGTAGGTGAGCCTGTTTTAATTGCTCCTGTTCTTGGACCAACTGACGACGTAAAGTCTCAATATCAGATGTGCATTTTCTCAACTCTTCCATGTATCTTTGCTTCTCTCTCACATGACCATCTAATACTTCTCTTTGGTGTCTAAGGTCATCTTCATTCCTCTTCTTTACAATAGATACTTCCTCTATCTGCTGTGTGAGATTAGTTATTTTAACCGATTGGTCTCTCAGAGATCTCCTCATGCCTTCTATTTCCTCCTCCagttttttcctcctggatGTTTCCTCCATTAAATTTTTGTTCTGTCTGCAAAGCTCCTCCTCCAGCTTATGTTTCTGGATCTGCAAGTCTTTTACAGTGCTCTGGAACTTTGCACTTTCTTGATCCCtgccttttttctcttgtgaaaCTCTTTCATAGTCAATTTTCAGTCTGGCCAGTTCCTGCTCTTGGATCCTCAGCTTGTTAATTGTCTCAGTTGCACTTGTGTTCGCTTTCTGCAGGTCAAACTGGACTCTTTTCAACTGACTGTTCTCATCTTCCACTTCTTTCCTCTGACTTGTTTCTACATCCAacaactttctcagcctttcaatctctttgtttctttccttaatGGTTTTAGAAGCATCATCAAGTGACTGTTTGTACCGCATGCTTTCATCAGAGTGTCGCTGAATAACTTGTTTTAGCTCAAtctccagctgctgtttcttctgagaaagctctgagccagctgccttctgctgctgagCATTCTCTTCTATTTTCCGTAGATTATCTGTTGTCTGACTTATTGTATTCTTCAGTCTCCTAATTTCCTCACACAAATTCCTATTTTCTCTCATGGCATTATCCAGCTGTGTTCTATAATTATTTGTCTCCTCTTCCTTTTGCATGGTGACCTGGTGAATTGTGTTCTTTGTGATATTAATCTCAGTTTCATATTTGTTCTTTAAACTAATAATTTCCTCATCATAACTGTTTCTTACCTTAGCCAATTCATTTTCAAGTTCCCATCGGCTTTTAGCCTCTTCCTGAAGCTGAAGCTTTAGCCTTTCCAGCTCCTTAGTTTTATCCTGAATAGTTGAGGCAGCCTCCTCAAGAGCCTGCTTGTATCTTGAGTTGTCTTCCCCACGAAGCTGAATGATCTGTTTCAGCTCCAGCTCTAACTGGTGCTTCTGCTGTGACACCTCAGAACTGCAAGCCTTCTGCTGGAGAGCATCTTCTTCTGCCCTCCGCCGTTGGTCTGTTGTCTGCAGGATGGCATCGTTCAGCCTCACAATCTCATCCTTAAGGTCTCTGTTCTCTCTTGTCAGTCTGTCAACCTGGGCTCTGAGGCCTTTTGCATCATCATCTTTTTGTGCAGCTATCTGTTGgattgttgtcttcttaatattaatttctgtttcataCTTGTTCTTTAAATTACTCATCTCCTCGCTAAACTGGTTTCTTACCTTAGCCAGCTCATTTTCATACTCCCTCTTCCGTGTGCCTTCGTCCTGAAGAAGAACCCTTAATCTTTCTATCTCGTACTCCTTCTCCTTGATGACCTTCTCAGACTCTAACTTCTGCCAACCGAGGCTGTCTTTCtcattttgccttgttttttgcAGTTGGTCATAGTCATTCTTCTGCTGCTCATATCTATCCTCCAGcaacttccttttccttttctcatcttCAATCTCATAAGTCAACCTGGTTATTCTGTCATTTAGATCCTTTATTTGGGCATAGCATTTGTCTAGGTTTTGCTTAGCAGAACTTCCATCCATTTCAGCTtgtcttttcatttcttctaaACTCATCAGCTTTGCTTTGAGCTGAGAAATGTCCATCTGGTACTTCTGCAGATTTTGCTCCAGGAATTTATGTTTGTTGCTTGTCTCTGAATTTGAATCCCTAGCAAGTCTGAGTTCTTCTTCCAGGAGTTcaattttggtgtttttcatCTGCAACATGATAGCAGAAAAACAAACGGAAACACTCCCATAAATATTTTGACAACTGTTTCAAAATCATCACAtgcaataaaatatatattgtaaCACTGACTActtaaaaatgaatgtatttgCCGCTTCAGTGAGATCTAAaccccttttttatttaatggcaTCAAGACAAATTCTGGAATCTTTATTTATTCAGAGTCAATCCTTATTCAGAAATCAGCATATAATGActttcagaggggaaaagatACTTTATAGGGGGAGGAAGGTGCATTACTGATAGTAAAATGTGGCGTAGCAGAAGTTCACCAGTGAAGTATGGAATAGTTACCTTTAGAACCTTCCCAGTTTTCAAACAGGTGAAAATCACATTCCATATATGCAACTTCTTTAATGGGCCTCTCTGTTTCACTGAGCTGCATCAAATCAGAAGCTGCTTCTTTCAAAACACTTTAGACTATGGTCTAAAATGAGGCGCCCTCAACCATGAGGAGCAAGTTTTCAGCACTGAGGTAGCTGTGCTGTCACTGAGGTCAAggctgggatgggcagggaaggATCGCTCATGTGCCTTGATGAGCACCTCCTTATTTATCAAGGAGACCAGTTCTCTACCTCACTTCACACTCAACTTTGGAGGTCACTTTGTAAAACACTGTACTCTTTCACAAAAGATGCATGACACTGCTAATATGCCTCCTTTGTAGGACACCTCTGAGTTCTGGATATAGTTTTGTGAGCTACTTTATACTGTACTTTCTGCCTCTGATCAGTGATAGTTTTCTAATCTGtgataaaaatgaaagctacagaaaataaaagatttagAATACCTTCAGATCCTCCATGCTCTTTAACATTTCACTCAAGAATCTGTAATAATCTCCTGATCTTGTAAGAAGCTCTATATAGCGGGACTGAGCCTCATTAGccttgaaaagaaacagaattgttAGCACTAGAGTTAAACGTGAAAATACCTAGTCCAGACCATTTAATGGATTCCAATCTACATGAGCAAACACATCacttgaaaaagtaaaaaagcagaTTCTACTCCTCACAAATTCACACGACTTTCTGAGGACCCCAGAAGTGTGAATTCTTCCTTACGAAAAATCCAcaccttttttggtttttcaggATTGTCTGCCCCCCATTGCTGATGTGATATTAAATTTAAGCTTTCATCCCCTGGTTCATCACACTCTTCCTGTCTGACAGTCACAAGTAACCCAAGTTAAATTTTTAATAGCAGTTAATTCCCAGGCTGAAAGTGACTAAACCACTTGGGGCATAAATCTACCTTTCTCACAGTATGTATGCAGTGGACACTGAATAGGAATGAGATAAATTCCTGAGGGCTAATCTAATGTCTGAACAAGCCCAGGTCTGATTTACAGCACAATGACTATTCTGCACTAATTCGTTGTGCTTATGTGCTTAGCACACATTACCAGTGACAGTGCTAAGTATTAGAATACAGCTGGGTATGACTCACAAGGGCTCACAAAGACAAACAAGTGCATTCAAAAGAttgaaggggaggaaaaaaattacctcttGTAGAATTAGGACTGCAGGAGACTGAACCACACTTTTCTTGATAGGTATGTTGAGCAATGTTTCTAATCCCGAACTGTAGGAAGCAACCTGTAGTTCATAATCctgaaaaataagacaaaaagcAAGACCGATTTAGAAACTGCCAAAGAATTATCTGTGAATctatttcagaaaatgcaagtttttgggttgttttgttttcttaatgaaaagCTACATTTTCCCCTTGTTTATATTTCTGACCATGTAGAGATAATCCTCTGTCATAAACAGAAGCTCAACAGTCCAAGTACCCCTGTGGAGATTCATGGAGGAGAATGacaagggaaaaagaggaaaaatattttatgaaaacaaGAAGACAACTGTTTCTGTAAGTTGAGGGCtacacagagatgaaaaatattaatgggAGTAACTGGTCTAAGTACTGTTATCCAACAAAACTTCATCAGAATAACAATCTCTGCGTCTCTTTTGTATCACATATGCCATGTCACATATATAGCAAAATCTTTGTCACAGAGAGTAAGACTGAGCTGGAGAAAGCATGGATATAAAGATGACATAAAAATTCAAAGACCACAAACCATTCCCTCTGTATGTTATTGATTCTCATGGCTATTGCACACCATTCCTCCTGCTCATCTGCATTTGTCTTGCCTCCTAGATCAGATCCTAATCAGACCTAATTCGTTAAGTACCGATCTGTTCTTGAATTCCTTATATTTTTTAACACGTGAACTGGAAAGTTTGGTCTGGCTAGAAGGAGGCTTTGATTCACCTGAAGAGAAGCTCTCACTGGTATCTGCTGGATGATCCCATAGTGTTCAGGTGGCAAGTACACAAATTGCTTTCATTGTGTTTTGTACTCAGAAGTACTTCACCCCGGCAATTTCTGTACACATGCATCAGGGAGCTGACTTTTCACCCGTCAGCGGAGCAGAGACAATAGGATGTGCCTGACCATGAAAAACCACACCCCACAAAAATGCTGAGATGCAAGTACCTTAATTGCAGCTGAGCACTGATCTGCATGCTTGAGAAGCTCCTCAACTTTGTCTCGCTTCCCACAGATTTCACTGTGCAAGTTCTGCCAAGAGAAAAGTGAGCCGTGAAACACTCCTGCAAGATTTACCAGTATTTTCTCCTGTACACACTGCCTCAgaaagcacctgcagcaggagacTACTGCAGCCCCTAAGGCTGAGACCTGAAATGACCTGTACCTGGGCAGTTTTTACAACAGCAAGCTCTTTGGGCTTGAGAAGGTTTTTCTGAGAGAGAACACTCAGCaactgaaaaaaccccagaactgGGAAGGCAAAGTTCCTTGACTTTAGCTTAGATGTAtttacttgatttttatttttgtgctgtaATTTGTCCCATAAGTTGCACCATCTTACAGCCCCTTGAATTAATTCAAAGCTGATGTGTAAAAGTGTCAGTGAATGTGTAGGAGCCAAACACAGTCTTGTTCATAATCTGTTGCAGTGCTGACAGAAAGTAATGAGGACAATAATatttcctccctcctgccttctACATATGTGGTGTTTTTTGGTAGCTTGCATACTTTATAATTCAAAACAGGCCACTGTATTGCAGACTGCATTGATACTGATATTTTCTGTATAGCAGAACAATTTAAAAGCGAGATAACTGAAGACAACTCATTCAGGTGCTGCATACCTTCTGATCATGTAGGTATCTCATGATAGTGTTGGAATCACACAGCTTCATGGACTCAATAGAATCCTGCCGGCGCTTGGCATCACAGATCCACTTGCTAAGAGCCTGGTAGAGATCTCGGTAGGTTTTCAGCTGTTTGATCTGCCTTTCTAAATCCCATGACctaggaaaaaaggggaaaaacctaTCAAAATGGAAAGTgcattctctttctctctcttttcacacttttcagaattaaaacacagaaataaacttACATAAAACTATGGGAAGTTCTGAAAAGGAGATTctgaacaaaaattttaaataaatgagaatTGTACTGGTTATTAGTCACCCAATATGGGGTTTTAATACCTCACTTTTGAGTAACTCTATAATACACAGAGGTTGGGCCTTCCTGTCAAAGTGAGGAATGAATAAAACTTGCAGTGATAAAAATCAAGTTCATTGACTTCAGTACTCTTGTTCTCAATTTTCACTGGAGAACCAGCAACCAGTTAGGACTACATTTTGTCCTcagataaaaaacaaaataaaacaaattaaaacaagtCATACCCCAACCTCCACCTCTCCCCCTCAAACGATCAGAATATACCTTCTCTTCACGATTCAGATTCAAGGTTTGATTTTGTTACTTAATTCTTAGTTGGATTTTTAACCCTCAAGTACAGGGTGTTGAGGAATAAGCATGGGTTcttttttgagggggaaaatgcTGACTGGAAGTACTTAATCCAAGAACATtagcaagaataaaaaaaaaattaacaactcTTTAGCACATAGGGTAGACATTTGCATGGCTAACTACATTTTTCTGCTTGGTCTTACACAATTCCTTTTGAAGTATGTTCAACCTATTCACAATTGCTCGAGTCTTATTGCCCTTAAGTCACCATTTGTCCTTTGGAAGCAAAGGTTAGTGCACATCAGGTCTTTTAGAATTCACTGCTAAGATGATCTTGGTAGCAATAGCAGTAAGGAAAACACTCTGAAAACATGAACAAACCTGTTATCTATCTGCTTATCAGCTCTCTGCCAGCGGTCTATTAGCTGGGTAACTTTGTCACAGTACTTTCCAATGTCCATGTCATATAGGGTGTATGACTGACAAGACTGTGAGTGAATCTGAAGTGTTCTCTGCAGCTCATTTTCCAAGGTATTCAGTAATGACTTCTTCATATTTAGgtctgctttcattttctggaaaaaaaaccaaaatgttgtaatttaatttattcttgaGAAGATACTGATACTTAACCAATTCAAAGGCATGCACAGTACATTGGGATCTAAAGATGTTGTTTTTAACTCAGTAAGGTATGTATAGTGATGTCAGCTAGATTTAACCTGTTTAAAGTGAAATACCTATTTTGGTACACAGCTTGGcttaaaaatttgtttaaagTTAGACTAAATAATTTGCCAAGCCAAAGCCCTCTGCTATTACATTCTACTATTTATTCTGAAGCCAACATTTCAGTTTCTCAGaactctgcagagcagagttACCAGAGCAGAATAAGAGCCTTTCTTGTTCCTAGAAAAAACTGACTAGAAAATTTCACTGAAGTATAAAAGATTCCTACACTTGCCACAGCTGTGTAATCAAGCCTCAGGAGTGGTATATGCAGTTTTTAAACACCTAAAAAtctgcacagatttttttttgtttgtttgttttcctatttacatttttataaatatcttCCATGGAGATGtttcttcacacacacacactagtTTAGGTACACATACTGTGAGCATCACAAAAAGGAATATACAGCTAAGGCACTGGTCCACGTTGCAGCCCCCTGTCACAGGGATGGCTACAGCCTTGAgctcaagcttttttttttgttgttgttgtttggttttttttgtttgtttgtttttgggggttttttttggttttttgttttgttttgttttgggggttttttttggttttgtttgtttgtttggttggttggttttggttttttttgtgtagcTCACATTTACACCAGCTAAGAACAACTCCCAGATGCATGGAAGGTTTCTGTAACCCACTTCTGTACACTATTATCTGTGTTTATTTATATCACTAGTGAATGTAGTGCATATAGGCTTGTTAAATGTCCTTGTTGTCCTCTAGGTAACAGAGGACCTTGTTATCCTCTAAGTAAATTTGAGTGCTATTGAGTGTCCTGGTTTTGCTACAGAGTCTATGTCAAATCTTAGAGTGAAAAGTATTCAGCCTGTacaaggagaaaagggaaataactGCTTTGCTGAGCACAAAGTTGTCTTGCAAATCCAGTCTTTTATCCACCATTATTTTCTGGTCCTTTTGTGCACTGAATGTATTTGGGAGAACAAGAAccctttcattattttatgtTCTTACCTTTAGTAGGGAAAAATGGCATAGGTGGTGCAAATGGAGCACAACCCAGTTACCTTTTGGTCATGTCAAATGAGAGCTACAGAAACCTTCCACATAGCTGCCCTTACTGTGGAGGCAGCAACAAGCAGGGGTGGAAGAAGTAATAACCTAAAGTATGTTACTTTCAATAATTTCATAGAACCATAGTTTCCTGAGCTGGAAATGACCCACAAGTATAATTGAGTCCAACTCTACATGTCTGAGAGCACTGTCTAGATGCTTCTttaactctgtcaggcttggtgttgtgaccacttccctggggatcctgttccagtgcccagcccacTTCTggatgaagaaccttttcctgatatccagcctaaacttCTCCTGACACAGCTCCTTCCTGTTCCTTTGGGTCCTgccactggtcaccacagagaagagatcagtgtctgcccctcctcttcccctagTGAAGGAGCtgtagactgcaatgaggtctcccctcagtgtTCTCTTTCCTTTGGTCTGTTttctgaacagaccaagtgacctcagctgctcctcacagggcttCCTCAAAGCCTTCACCATACTCACAGCCCTCCTTTGGACGCTGTCTAAtaactttatatattttttatcttgtggcacccaaaactgaacacaggactCAAGGGGAGGCAGCACcaatgcagagcagagcaggacaatccaCTCCCTTGACCAGACAGCAAAAATATGCTTGATTTACAAAATATTGTATGTctatacataaaaaaaaaacaggatcaGCATTTCTATCTCCTGTGGTTTTGGAAGGGTTTCCCCCAGCTCAATAGATCAGTGCTGGCATCTACAAATTTTGCTTTGGTGTGTCCTTGGGTTTTGGCCCCTCACCTTCAGACAAGCCCGATAAGCCTCCACTTTATCAAGATCCAAAGGAACAGTCTCCTCTTCAGACAGTCTGATTTCAAAAACTCTGATCACATCTTCTGTTTGCAGAATAACCTGGAGCAGACACCTCAGTGCATTCAAGCTAAAATAAATGATACAAGGCAAATCCATTATGGACCAAGGAAggaacaataatatttttaattaattgcagATGATTGGCCAAAGAGAATAGGCAACACAAGAAATTCCTGTGATACCCATGCTTCTcaccttctttttttaaagtgttccagaaaagagaagaaatttatGTGTCTGTTTCTATCAACATGATCACCATTTGCAGAGAAGGTGTAATTTTACACTACCAGTAACAAAATGCAGCTTTCTGGACTAAGAATTATAGCAGTAAGTGAATATTTATTGCAATAGCCTCAATTTACTTACCTGTCTAAGTAGCCAGCAGAAACACCattaatattttccagtttttgaaAAAGAGCATTTATTTCTGATTGCAAGTACACATACTTCTCACAACCTCTGAAGTTAGGCAGCAAGTCCTTATGCTTATTGAGGGTTTCAGCCATTATTTGAGAGTCGTTCTGCACACCctaaggaaaaaga belongs to Vidua macroura isolate BioBank_ID:100142 chromosome 1, ASM2450914v1, whole genome shotgun sequence and includes:
- the DSP gene encoding desmoplakin isoform X2 — its product is MSINGGSHPRINTLGRMARAESGTDLRYEMSSHVGGGGGGGGTHTHTHKTYYYQKTYGGDYASDGYGQNGTCTMSRRQNTIQELLQNCSDCLTRAELIVQPELKYGDGVPLRGNRDLEDCFAQANDQMDILDGLIREMRQMGQPCDMYQKRLLQLQEQMRALYKAISVPRARRASSKGGGCFSSQSGSGWDEYTKRVTSECLSWMRQQKVEMEQVKWGFDAASIEQQIGEHRRTHNAIGDYRWHLDKVKTDLREKAAVHQLEEEYEGLLKYSFERMDQLRQFQNLIQATSREIMWINDCEEEELLYDWSDRNTDIARKQESFSKRMSELEVKEKELNKLKQESDQLVLNQHPASDKIEAYMDTLQTQWSWILQITKCIDVHLKENAAYFQFFEEAQATECYLKNLQDSIRKKFICDKSMSLQTLLEQIKELENERERILEYKRQVQSLVNKSRKIVQLKPRNPDYRSNKPIILKALCDYKQDLKTVRKGDECILKDNNERSKWLVTGPGGVDMLVPSVSLIIPPPNPLAVDLATKIEQYYEAILALWNQLYINMKSLVSWHYCMIDIEKIRAMTIAKLKTMRKEDYQKIITDLEIHYQEFLRNSQGSEMFGDEDKRKIQTQFTDAQKHYQTLIIQLPNQPRQPQTVVPTESCPVGSSNTIIVNERNREHEKQEAWLLMELQKLRRQIEASEIQMVQRAPLGMDQGAMHDFSVRIKDLEGVQNDSQIMAETLNKHKDLLPNFRGCEKYVYLQSEINALFQKLENINGVSAGYLDSLNALRCLLQVILQTEDVIRVFEIRLSEEETVPLDLDKVEAYRACLKKMKADLNMKKSLLNTLENELQRTLQIHSQSCQSYTLYDMDIGKYCDKVTQLIDRWQRADKQIDNRSWDLERQIKQLKTYRDLYQALSKWICDAKRRQDSIESMKLCDSNTIMRYLHDQKNLHSEICGKRDKVEELLKHADQCSAAIKDYELQVASYSSGLETLLNIPIKKSVVQSPAVLILQEANEAQSRYIELLTRSGDYYRFLSEMLKSMEDLKMKNTKIELLEEELRLARDSNSETSNKHKFLEQNLQKYQMDISQLKAKLMSLEEMKRQAEMDGSSAKQNLDKCYAQIKDLNDRITRLTYEIEDEKRKRKLLEDRYEQQKNDYDQLQKTRQNEKDSLGWQKLESEKVIKEKEYEIERLRVLLQDEGTRKREYENELAKVRNQFSEEMSNLKNKYETEINIKKTTIQQIAAQKDDDAKGLRAQVDRLTRENRDLKDEIVRLNDAILQTTDQRRRAEEDALQQKACSSEVSQQKHQLELELKQIIQLRGEDNSRYKQALEEAASTIQDKTKELERLKLQLQEEAKSRWELENELAKASSRIQESKSQCSQIMQERETLLIKMSALEQDKARLQRLEEELNRLKVTLESESRLKQRLESEKQQILNDLNQWKSQHSRTEESIRKIQCEREKSEREKNSLRSEIERLQMEIKRIEERYRCRLEETAVKNQSELESERLRLQREIEKLKQRPYGAHRSTQTEEDFCIDASKLVFSGLRKKITAMQLYECQLIDKLTLDKLLKGQRSVEEVAADIEPYLKGAGAIAGVSLSPRQKYSFVEAKRNQLLTAENAVLLLEAQAATGGVIDPHRNEILTVDSAIARDLIDFDDREQIYTAEKAITGFKDPFSGKTVPVSEAIKKNLVDRETGIRLLEAQLAVGGIVDPVNSVFLPKEIALSRGLIDKDLYRMLNNCQGSTKNFIDPTTKKAVTYMQLKEKCRIEPHTGLLLLPVQKRSMSFQGIRQPVSADALLEAGIIKESTRNDLERGAITVEEVSERIIDFLQGSSCIAGIYNEATKEKLGIYQAMKIGLVRPGTALELLEAQAATGFIVDPVSNVRLPVEEAYKRGLVGIEFKEKLLSAERAVTGYKDPETGNIISLFQAMNKELIERGHGIRLLEAQIATGGIIDPKESYRLPVETAYKRGYFNEELNQILSDPSDDTKGFFDPNTEENLTYLQLKERCIKDDATGLCLLPLREKKKVVHTSQKNTLRKRRVVIVDPETNREMSVQEAYSKGLIDYDTYTELAEQECEWEEITITGSDGSSRVVLVDRKTGSQYDIQDAIDKGLVERKFFDQYRSGSLSLTQFADMISCRNGTDEVFRHESVTRSPTVLSVRSSSVIRSGSFSETPDECSPIAAIFDTENLEKISISEAIQRGIVDSITGQRLLEAQACTGGIICPTTGQRLSLQEATSQGIIDQDMATRLKPAQKAFIGFEGIKGGRKRMSAAEAVKEKWLPYEAGQRFLEFQYLTGGLVDPEVRGRITIEEAIRNGLIDGRAAQKLQDTNSYPKILTCPKTKLKISYKDAMNRSMVEDITGLKLLEAASVSSKGISSPYNVSSAPGSRSGSRSGSRSGSRSGSRRGSFDASASSSYSYSYSAFSSGSIGR